The genomic segment GACGTTCGGCCGCTTCACCCGCTGACGGCGGCCGCCACCGGTACCGTCCGGGCCCGCCGGATCACAAGCACCATCAGCGCCGCCGCCGCGCACAGCGCCCCGGAGGCGTACCAGATCACGTCGTACGAGCCGAAGACGTCCCGCGCAACACCGCCGAGGAACGCGACGAGACCCGCGCCCACCTGGTGCGAGGCGAGCACCCAGCCGAAGACGATCGCGCTGTCGTCGCCGTACTGCTCGCGGCAGAGCGCCAGGGTGGGCGGGACGGTGGCGACCCAGTCCAGGCCGTAGAAGACGATGAAGAAGATCATCGGCGGCCGTACGTCCGGCGCGAGCAGCATCGGCAGGAAGAGCAGGGAGACGCCGCGCAGCGCGTAGTACACGGCGAGCAGGCGCCGCGAGTCGAAGCGGTCGGTGAACCAGCCCGACGCGACGGTCCCGACGATGTCGAAGATCCCGATGACGGCGAGCAGGGACGCGGCGGCCCGCACGCCCATGCCGTGGTCGTGGGCCGCGGGCACGAAGTGCGTCTGGATGAGCCCGTTCGTCGAGGCGCCGCAGATGGCGAAGGACCCGGCGAGCAGCCAGAAGGGCCCGGTGCGGACGGCCTTGAGCAGCACGGTGACGGCGCGCCGGGCCGCACCCGGGACGGGCGCCGGCTTCGGCACGAACTCCTCCGCCCCATACGGCTTCAGGCCGACATCGGCCGGATGGTCCCGCAGCAGCAGCCAGACGAAGGGCACGACCGCGAGGGCGGCGAGCGCGACCGTCACGGCGGCGGGCCGCCACTCGTACGTCTCCACGATCCAGGAGAGCAGCGGCAGGAAGATCAACTGACCTGACGCGGACGCCGCGGTGAGGATGCCGCTGACGAGC from the Streptomyces venezuelae genome contains:
- a CDS encoding MFS transporter, whose amino-acid sequence is MTQTTETPARDAGHGSSTPQGAPKRRTARIHRAWFVAAVTFVTIIGAAAFRSLPGLLFDPLKEDFGWSRGTVGLAVSVNLALYGLTAPFAAALMDRFGIRKVVAVALVVIAFGSGLTVWMNSAWQLLLCWGLLVGLGSGSMALAFAATVTNRWFTERRGLVSGILTAASASGQLIFLPLLSWIVETYEWRPAAVTVALAALAVVPFVWLLLRDHPADVGLKPYGAEEFVPKPAPVPGAARRAVTVLLKAVRTGPFWLLAGSFAICGASTNGLIQTHFVPAAHDHGMGVRAAASLLAVIGIFDIVGTVASGWFTDRFDSRRLLAVYYALRGVSLLFLPMLLAPDVRPPMIFFIVFYGLDWVATVPPTLALCREQYGDDSAIVFGWVLASHQVGAGLVAFLGGVARDVFGSYDVIWYASGALCAAAALMVLVIRRARTVPVAAAVSG